From the genome of Candidatus Zixiibacteriota bacterium, one region includes:
- a CDS encoding acyl-CoA dehydrogenase family protein, with translation MVYNVDERQQTIREQVKEFAEKEILPVCQELDLRKESFSFEHYRKLAKAGMVGFAMPKEYGGGGRSSIEYITLIEELTYYDPPTGLMAAIPQLATYPIFTFGSEEQKKKYVPRCASGEIIPSFALTEPDAGSDAANQQTLAMIKGDHFVINGEKTFIMHGDVCNLAVLFCRLGEKDEHRTKISCILVETDTPGWNARTLQHKMGMRAATTGHIKIENVRAPLENQLGDTGKGFRIAMNTLDGARIGVGAQGVGISQRALDESIKHYEECLASGAPGDRLQEIQCLIADMSTQTEAARVITYKAAQTQDAGENCTVEAAQAKMFASEVARFCVDQAMQIHSGYGPIGQLSIIEKLVRDQRVTEIYEGTNEIQRLVIANHLLR, from the coding sequence ACGAAAGGCAGCAAACGATCCGTGAACAGGTGAAGGAATTTGCTGAAAAGGAAATCCTTCCGGTTTGCCAGGAGTTGGACCTCCGAAAGGAATCATTCTCATTTGAGCATTACCGGAAGCTTGCCAAGGCAGGCATGGTTGGTTTCGCCATGCCAAAGGAGTACGGCGGTGGCGGGCGCTCCAGTATTGAATATATTACTCTCATTGAAGAACTGACCTACTACGACCCTCCGACTGGATTGATGGCTGCGATACCGCAACTGGCTACTTACCCTATCTTCACTTTCGGCAGCGAAGAGCAGAAGAAGAAATATGTGCCGAGATGTGCTTCTGGCGAGATCATTCCATCATTTGCGCTGACTGAGCCCGATGCCGGTTCGGATGCCGCTAATCAGCAGACCTTGGCCATGATCAAGGGCGATCATTTTGTCATCAATGGTGAAAAGACTTTCATTATGCATGGTGATGTCTGTAATCTTGCGGTTCTTTTCTGTCGTCTTGGGGAGAAGGATGAACATCGCACGAAAATCTCATGCATCTTGGTCGAAACCGATACTCCAGGCTGGAATGCGCGTACCCTCCAGCATAAAATGGGTATGCGGGCCGCGACTACCGGTCATATCAAGATCGAAAATGTCAGGGCACCGCTGGAAAATCAATTAGGCGACACTGGCAAAGGTTTTAGAATTGCGATGAATACTCTCGACGGCGCTCGGATTGGTGTTGGCGCTCAGGGTGTTGGTATTTCGCAGAGGGCCCTAGACGAATCAATCAAGCATTACGAGGAGTGTCTGGCTTCTGGCGCTCCAGGAGACAGACTTCAAGAAATACAATGCCTGATTGCTGATATGTCCACCCAGACTGAAGCTGCCCGCGTGATCACCTACAAAGCGGCCCAAACTCAGGACGCTGGTGAAAATTGCACGGTCGAGGCAGCGCAGGCCAAAATGTTCGCTTCAGAAGTGGCTCGCTTCTGCGTTGACCAAGCCATGCAGATTCATTCCGGTTATGGTCCTATCGGACAGCTCTCAATCATCGAGAAATTGGTTCGTGATCAACGTGTTACTGAGATCTATGAGGGAACCAATGAGATTCAGCGCTTAGTTATTGCAAACCATCTCTTACGGTAG